A region from the Rufibacter sp. DG15C genome encodes:
- a CDS encoding RagB/SusD family nutrient uptake outer membrane protein translates to MKKIFYSVLIFASATFVGCTDLDEGIYGQQVADDFYATEAGVNAALANIYNEVRGDWNGKGIAGADRGWYDLNESSTDEMMIPRRSDGAWDDNGIWRAMYQHTWTGSQEFIGNTWNWLYRSIFKANLAVELLTKANADPSRIAEAKVLRAYFYYMLMDGWGDVPFYTENNVTVEQIPQTPRAEIFKYIENELKSNIDLLPTTKGGQFYGRFNKWAGYALLGKIYLNAQVYTGTPRWADAVAASDKVINEGGFSLVPNLYDNAGSQAIFGDKLPDQEVILSVYVDALSAPRNIIGIRTLHAPHSNALFGFGGWNGATVHQDFVNKYNDADKRKDQWLFGPQPGGVNYSLNISSLDNAGITDGARNAKFFPVPPFDGSNSTSNDFPVYRYADVLLTKAEALVRSGGDVATATSLVNQVRNRAGLANLTGSVTLNEIYDERGRELVWEGHRRQDMIRFGTFTAARTFKAASSDKYKLFPIPAQAIANNKTLKQNPGY, encoded by the coding sequence ATGAAAAAGATATTTTATTCAGTCTTGATTTTTGCATCTGCCACGTTTGTGGGATGTACAGATTTGGATGAGGGTATTTACGGCCAACAAGTAGCAGATGATTTCTATGCTACAGAGGCTGGTGTAAATGCTGCCCTAGCCAACATCTACAATGAAGTGAGAGGCGACTGGAATGGCAAAGGAATTGCCGGAGCAGACAGAGGTTGGTATGACTTAAATGAGTCATCCACAGATGAGATGATGATTCCAAGACGTTCTGACGGGGCTTGGGATGACAACGGTATCTGGCGTGCCATGTACCAGCATACCTGGACGGGGTCTCAGGAGTTCATTGGTAATACTTGGAACTGGTTGTACAGAAGTATTTTCAAAGCCAACCTTGCAGTTGAATTATTAACGAAGGCCAATGCAGATCCATCAAGAATTGCAGAAGCTAAAGTTTTAAGAGCTTATTTCTATTATATGTTGATGGATGGATGGGGAGATGTTCCTTTCTATACTGAAAACAATGTAACGGTTGAGCAAATTCCGCAAACGCCTCGTGCCGAGATTTTTAAATACATTGAGAACGAGTTAAAGAGCAACATTGATCTATTGCCAACTACCAAAGGTGGCCAGTTCTATGGTCGTTTTAACAAGTGGGCTGGTTATGCTTTGTTAGGGAAAATTTACCTTAATGCGCAAGTATACACAGGTACCCCTCGTTGGGCAGATGCAGTTGCTGCTTCAGACAAAGTTATCAATGAAGGTGGGTTCTCTCTAGTGCCAAACCTTTATGATAATGCTGGGTCTCAAGCTATTTTTGGTGATAAGCTTCCAGACCAAGAGGTGATCCTTTCTGTATATGTAGATGCTTTAAGTGCTCCACGTAACATTATTGGTATCAGGACCTTACACGCTCCACACTCCAATGCTCTATTTGGTTTTGGTGGATGGAATGGCGCTACAGTGCATCAGGACTTTGTTAACAAATACAATGATGCAGATAAGCGTAAAGACCAATGGTTATTTGGTCCTCAGCCAGGTGGCGTAAACTATAGCCTTAACATTTCATCATTGGACAACGCAGGAATTACTGATGGTGCCAGAAACGCTAAATTCTTCCCAGTGCCTCCTTTTGATGGTAGCAACAGTACTTCAAATGACTTCCCGGTGTATCGTTACGCTGACGTACTTTTAACCAAAGCTGAGGCATTGGTAAGAAGCGGTGGTGATGTCGCAACGGCTACCTCATTAGTAAACCAAGTTAGAAATCGTGCTGGTCTGGCTAACCTTACGGGTTCAGTAACCTTGAACGAAATCTATGATGAAAGAGGACGTGAGTTAGTTTGGGAGGGTCACCGTCGTCAAGACATGATCCGCTTTGGTACTTTCACCGCGGCCCGTACTTTCAAAGCAGCCAGCAGTGACAAATACAAATTGTTCCCAATCCCGGCTCAGGCAATTGCTAACAATAAGACCTTGAAACAAAACCCAGGTTACTAA
- a CDS encoding TonB-dependent receptor codes for MFKLLLKNLPPSHGPQGKRLFQKSSFLVVATVFFFLCSGLVQAQQRNISGTVTGEGNSPLPGVTVVLKGSTNGTSTDAEGRFSLSVTDAQANGTLVFSFIGYTSKEVAIAGQSTINVNLATDAKALDEIVVVGYGTQNKRDVTGSVASLNEKDFNAGPITSPLQQINGRAAGVNINQVGSEPGQAPSIRIRGITSLIGGNDPLVVVDGIQGDLNLLKQIPPSEISNIEILKDASATAIYGSRGAAGVVLVTTKKGKAGETTVEYSGVASVETIAKNYDLLSAAEYREVAAAKGINNSYDFGGDTDWVDAITRKGYTTTHNLAVSGGTENFTYRTSLTGILQQGIIKKSNSENYIARFQGMQSALNDKLTLTFNLNTSVLSNDFNNGGRIGEAINRRPTDPIYTESPLNKDTGPYFIDPNGFNYQNPVARTNEIVDGDRTNNLFGSLRAEYEILKGLTATGFGSWRKTDRLYENYISARTTQENARNLGVVPANLTGAERELYIQNLPDGIAAKETNNSDEKLFNFILNYKKEFGDHSIDVIGVNEWQQQVYGGFRASARGFTVDSENNLSTLQSSDPTLFQQGNITSYKNDRTLASFLGRVNYAFKERYMLSASFRRDGASVFGANNKWANFFAFSGAWRISDEAFMSGLSVINDLKLRAGYGETGNQGGLGPLNSVRLVNNDGTVFFGGSVIPNFSITQNENRDLRWEVKKMYNAGLDFGLMEGKLSGTLDAYYGLTSDLLFDYQVPQPPYPFGTIKANIGEIMNKGLEASLSYALVDKEFVGVTLGGNVGTTKTEVKNLNGSLNGLPLTTDYVVWGSGGTTGVASTNNAISHLIIGQSLGTFYLFKHAGVDANGNQIIDDLNGDGVISDGNRENPDRYVAGQALPKFTWAFTPSARYRNFDLNMVLRGAHGHKIFNARRATLSALGGLGQNNVLKSAIGDNINSLTYATDYWLEDGDFARMENLTIGYNLPSGKLGVVKNLRFSVTANNLFVITDYSGIDPELSTSGGNGFGIDYGIYPRTRSFAFGINATF; via the coding sequence ATGTTTAAATTACTACTCAAAAATTTGCCTCCCAGTCATGGACCTCAGGGCAAACGGCTGTTTCAGAAATCTTCGTTTCTGGTAGTAGCCACTGTCTTCTTCTTTCTATGCAGCGGCTTGGTGCAAGCCCAGCAGAGAAACATTTCTGGTACCGTAACAGGAGAGGGCAATAGCCCATTGCCAGGAGTAACCGTAGTTTTGAAAGGGTCCACGAATGGCACGTCTACAGATGCAGAAGGACGCTTCTCTTTATCTGTGACAGATGCGCAAGCCAATGGCACGTTGGTATTCTCTTTCATTGGATATACTTCTAAAGAGGTAGCTATTGCGGGTCAGTCTACTATTAATGTGAACTTGGCAACAGATGCCAAAGCATTAGATGAGATTGTAGTGGTTGGGTATGGTACTCAAAACAAAAGAGACGTAACAGGTTCTGTTGCCTCTTTAAATGAGAAAGACTTTAACGCGGGTCCAATCACCAGCCCACTACAGCAGATTAACGGTAGAGCGGCCGGGGTAAACATTAACCAAGTGGGTAGTGAGCCAGGTCAAGCGCCAAGCATCCGTATTAGAGGTATAACTTCACTTATTGGTGGTAATGACCCGTTGGTGGTAGTTGATGGTATTCAGGGTGACTTGAACCTTTTAAAACAAATCCCACCAAGTGAAATCAGCAACATTGAAATCCTGAAGGATGCTTCTGCCACAGCCATTTATGGTTCTAGAGGTGCAGCTGGTGTGGTTTTGGTGACTACCAAAAAAGGTAAGGCCGGTGAAACTACGGTTGAATATAGTGGGGTGGCTTCTGTTGAAACCATTGCTAAAAACTATGACCTGCTTAGTGCTGCCGAATACAGAGAAGTTGCTGCTGCAAAAGGCATTAACAACTCATATGATTTTGGTGGTGACACTGACTGGGTAGATGCTATTACCCGCAAAGGTTACACTACCACCCATAACTTGGCTGTTTCTGGTGGTACTGAAAACTTCACCTACAGAACATCTTTGACGGGTATTTTGCAACAAGGTATCATCAAGAAGTCAAATTCTGAAAACTACATTGCCCGTTTCCAGGGTATGCAGTCTGCTTTGAACGACAAGTTGACGTTAACCTTCAACCTAAATACTTCTGTTCTTAGCAACGACTTTAATAATGGCGGTAGAATAGGAGAGGCTATTAACCGCAGACCTACAGACCCTATCTATACAGAGTCTCCATTGAACAAAGACACAGGTCCTTATTTTATTGACCCTAATGGCTTTAACTACCAGAACCCGGTAGCGCGCACCAATGAGATTGTAGACGGCGACAGAACTAACAACTTGTTTGGAAGCCTTCGTGCCGAATATGAAATCTTGAAAGGCCTTACTGCCACTGGTTTTGGTTCTTGGCGTAAAACTGACCGTTTGTATGAAAACTACATTTCTGCCAGAACAACGCAAGAAAACGCTAGAAATCTTGGAGTAGTCCCTGCCAACCTTACAGGAGCTGAAAGAGAGCTTTACATCCAGAACTTGCCGGATGGTATTGCTGCTAAGGAAACCAACAATTCTGATGAAAAACTTTTCAACTTCATCTTGAATTATAAGAAAGAGTTTGGCGACCACAGCATAGATGTAATTGGTGTAAATGAGTGGCAACAACAAGTGTATGGTGGCTTTAGAGCTTCTGCAAGAGGTTTCACAGTAGATTCTGAGAATAACCTTAGTACTTTGCAATCTTCGGATCCTACCTTGTTCCAACAAGGAAACATCACATCTTATAAAAACGACAGAACGCTAGCCTCTTTCTTAGGACGGGTAAACTACGCTTTTAAAGAGAGATACATGTTAAGCGCAAGCTTTAGACGTGACGGTGCTTCCGTTTTTGGAGCCAACAACAAATGGGCAAACTTCTTTGCCTTCTCTGGAGCCTGGAGAATCTCTGATGAAGCCTTTATGTCTGGCTTATCTGTTATCAACGACCTTAAATTAAGAGCTGGTTACGGTGAAACTGGTAACCAAGGTGGTTTAGGACCATTGAACTCTGTGCGTTTGGTGAACAACGACGGAACCGTATTCTTTGGGGGTTCTGTAATCCCTAACTTCTCTATCACTCAAAATGAGAACAGAGACCTACGTTGGGAAGTGAAGAAAATGTACAACGCTGGTTTAGACTTCGGATTAATGGAAGGCAAATTGTCTGGTACATTGGATGCTTATTATGGTCTAACAAGCGACTTGTTATTTGATTACCAAGTTCCTCAGCCTCCTTATCCTTTTGGAACTATCAAAGCCAACATTGGTGAGATTATGAACAAAGGTCTAGAAGCAAGCTTAAGCTATGCTTTAGTAGATAAGGAGTTTGTAGGTGTTACTTTAGGTGGTAACGTTGGAACTACTAAAACTGAAGTGAAAAACCTGAATGGTTCTTTGAACGGACTGCCATTAACTACTGACTATGTGGTTTGGGGTTCTGGCGGGACGACAGGGGTTGCTTCAACTAACAATGCCATCTCTCACTTAATCATTGGTCAGAGCTTAGGAACATTCTATTTGTTCAAGCATGCTGGTGTTGACGCTAACGGAAACCAAATCATTGACGATTTAAATGGTGACGGTGTTATCTCTGATGGTAACAGAGAAAATCCAGACCGTTACGTAGCCGGACAAGCGTTGCCAAAGTTCACGTGGGCTTTCACACCTTCAGCCCGTTACAGAAACTTTGATTTAAACATGGTGCTTAGAGGTGCTCATGGCCATAAAATCTTTAATGCCAGAAGAGCTACTTTAAGTGCACTTGGTGGCTTAGGTCAGAACAACGTGTTAAAAAGTGCCATTGGTGACAATATCAACAGCTTAACCTATGCTACAGACTATTGGTTGGAAGATGGTGATTTTGCCCGTATGGAGAACTTGACTATAGGTTACAACCTGCCTTCTGGTAAACTAGGAGTCGTTAAAAACCTACGCTTCTCTGTAACAGCCAACAACCTTTTTGTAATCACTGACTACTCAGGAATTGATCCTGAATTGAGCACTAGCGGTGGCAATGGATTTGGTATTGACTACGGTATTTATCCACGTACCCGTAGCTTCGCATTTGGTATTAACGCAACCTTCTAA
- a CDS encoding alpha-amylase family glycosyl hydrolase, which produces MNQLLKNSYFLLLILFSFACKEDEVQPNKPSNLTISELISSDGTGKVNFTASAQNAVRYSFLFGQSINETPTESIDGKASVTYTASGEYTVRVTAYSADYGATSISKKINVVVQTAPVSYYTRYTQFGIPFSSVPDAKDVVMYEVNLRAFSTAGNLNGITARLDSIKAMGTNVIWLMPIYPIGKIKSVNSPYSIQNYKEVNPEFGNLESIRNLTTEAHKRGMAVVLDWVANHTSWDNPWINNKEWYTQVNGQIVSPVGTNWQDVADLNFDNQSMRGAMIDALKYWVFEANIDGYRFDAADYVPYDFWKQALDSLQAIPNRKLVLLAEGERNDHFTAGFQMNYGWSFYGKLKEVFAGQAATNLYSTHLAEYANIPAGKHKLRFTTNHDESAWDATPIVLFNGKNGALAASVIATYMGGVPLFYGSQEVGTPEKVPFFYNSSINWTLNPDMFKAYQSLMKFHGQSNALKEGALKDYSNLDVVCFTRTTGTEEVLVVVNVRNKPIDFTLPAAFKNSTWMNALSADNVALGTAVTLNNYAYLVLKK; this is translated from the coding sequence ATGAACCAGCTATTAAAGAATTCCTACTTTTTACTCCTCATTCTCTTTTCATTTGCTTGCAAAGAAGACGAGGTACAGCCCAATAAGCCTTCTAATTTGACAATATCTGAGCTTATTAGCTCAGATGGTACCGGCAAGGTGAATTTTACTGCATCAGCCCAAAATGCGGTGAGGTACAGCTTCTTATTTGGGCAATCCATAAATGAAACCCCAACAGAATCTATAGATGGGAAAGCTAGTGTTACCTATACCGCAAGTGGAGAATACACTGTAAGGGTAACAGCCTATTCAGCAGATTATGGTGCTACGTCCATCAGTAAAAAGATAAACGTTGTGGTACAGACGGCACCAGTCTCTTATTATACAAGGTACACTCAATTCGGAATACCCTTCTCTTCTGTCCCAGATGCAAAAGATGTGGTCATGTATGAGGTAAACCTCAGAGCTTTTAGCACTGCTGGTAACCTAAATGGAATCACCGCAAGGCTTGACTCCATTAAAGCGATGGGGACAAACGTGATCTGGCTTATGCCTATCTATCCCATAGGTAAAATTAAATCTGTCAACTCCCCATATTCCATTCAAAACTATAAGGAGGTTAATCCTGAATTCGGTAATCTGGAAAGTATTAGGAACCTTACCACAGAAGCCCATAAGCGGGGAATGGCCGTAGTTTTGGATTGGGTGGCTAACCATACTTCCTGGGACAATCCCTGGATAAATAACAAGGAATGGTACACCCAGGTTAACGGTCAAATTGTATCGCCTGTGGGAACCAACTGGCAAGATGTAGCAGACCTTAATTTTGACAATCAATCTATGCGGGGTGCCATGATTGACGCACTCAAATACTGGGTATTTGAGGCCAATATTGACGGCTACCGGTTTGATGCCGCTGATTATGTTCCATACGATTTCTGGAAGCAAGCCTTAGATTCCTTACAAGCGATTCCAAATAGAAAATTGGTGCTTCTGGCAGAAGGTGAACGTAATGATCACTTTACAGCCGGTTTCCAAATGAACTATGGGTGGAGCTTCTATGGTAAATTGAAAGAAGTATTTGCTGGGCAGGCAGCTACTAACCTGTATAGTACTCATTTAGCGGAATATGCAAATATTCCTGCTGGTAAACACAAACTTAGGTTCACCACCAACCATGATGAGTCTGCTTGGGATGCAACGCCTATAGTGTTATTTAATGGTAAAAATGGTGCATTGGCCGCCTCAGTGATAGCTACCTATATGGGTGGAGTACCATTGTTTTACGGCAGTCAGGAAGTAGGGACACCAGAGAAAGTCCCTTTCTTCTATAACTCTTCCATTAACTGGACTTTAAACCCAGACATGTTTAAAGCTTACCAAAGCTTAATGAAATTTCATGGGCAATCTAATGCCTTGAAGGAGGGAGCGCTTAAAGATTATTCTAATCTAGATGTGGTATGTTTTACTCGCACAACAGGTACAGAAGAGGTGTTAGTAGTGGTTAATGTCAGAAACAAACCTATTGATTTTACTTTACCGGCTGCCTTTAAAAACTCAACTTGGATGAATGCCTTAAGTGCTGACAATGTCGCATTAGGTACCGCCGTCACATTGAATAATTACGCTTACCTCGTTTTAAAAAAATAA
- a CDS encoding LacI family DNA-binding transcriptional regulator, which yields MARVTIHDIAKKVNTTASTVSKALNDHPSISTATKELIKEAAQNLNYRQNRLASSLRSGRTNIIGIVIPSSEIGFFATVVHGIEKVARNHGYNVLLFQSNILGEYEVEGIETLLHSSVDGIIASIAKDTTTLDHYLEVKKRKVPLVLFDRTKDEIGVPSVVIDDYKGAYMATEHLILQGYTRIAHISGAQHVKIFNDRLRGYVDALRANHLTVDDDLIQYGKNSIESGRACMQALLDSAKVPDAVFAVEDFTALGAQQIIKQNGYKIPQQIGLIGFGNESFSPFITPGLSTVDQQAAQMGEEAFNMFLHQINNPDIATESIPKIVLDPVLIIRESSSRRPAYDCNN from the coding sequence ATGGCTAGAGTTACAATACATGATATAGCAAAAAAGGTAAACACCACCGCCTCAACTGTTTCCAAGGCGCTCAATGACCATCCTTCCATTAGTACTGCCACCAAAGAACTCATCAAAGAGGCGGCCCAAAACCTGAACTACCGCCAGAACAGGTTAGCCTCTTCGCTAAGGTCAGGTAGAACCAACATTATTGGCATCGTAATCCCTAGTTCAGAGATTGGTTTCTTTGCTACCGTGGTGCATGGCATTGAGAAGGTGGCCCGCAACCACGGCTACAATGTGCTGTTGTTTCAGTCTAATATATTAGGTGAGTATGAGGTGGAAGGGATTGAGACCTTGTTGCACTCAAGCGTAGATGGCATTATTGCCTCCATTGCCAAAGACACCACCACCCTAGACCATTACCTGGAAGTAAAAAAGCGCAAGGTGCCACTGGTGCTATTTGACCGAACCAAGGATGAGATAGGCGTACCCTCTGTAGTAATTGACGACTACAAAGGGGCGTACATGGCCACCGAGCATTTGATTTTGCAAGGCTATACCCGTATTGCCCACATCTCTGGGGCGCAACACGTTAAGATTTTCAATGACCGTTTGCGTGGATACGTAGACGCCCTGCGTGCCAATCACCTTACGGTAGACGATGACCTCATTCAATACGGTAAGAACTCTATTGAATCTGGAAGGGCGTGTATGCAAGCCTTATTAGACAGCGCTAAGGTTCCAGATGCGGTATTTGCGGTAGAAGACTTCACAGCTCTGGGCGCACAGCAGATCATCAAGCAAAACGGCTACAAAATTCCGCAGCAGATTGGCTTGATTGGCTTCGGGAATGAATCCTTTAGTCCCTTTATCACGCCGGGTCTCTCAACGGTAGATCAACAGGCTGCTCAAATGGGCGAAGAGGCGTTCAACATGTTCCTGCACCAAATCAACAATCCGGATATCGCCACGGAGTCAATTCCTAAAATTGTATTAGACCCAGTTCTAATCATCAGAGAGTCCTCTTCCAGAAGGCCAGCATATGATTGCAATAATTAG
- a CDS encoding alpha-amylase family glycosyl hydrolase, translated as MKLIFAFLIFTLPTILTLQAQQVQLTFRVDMSQQTVSPNGVHIAGSFQSEAGLGADWNPATTLLTDPENDKVYEITVSVPAGVYQYKFINGSTWQTPQPELVPVVCGLDDGTGNVNRQVVVGSTNVRLPVVGFSSCNSQITFTVDMKQQTVSSAGVHVMGNFQALAGYGTDWNPSSIPMQDPDADGVYTATVSLPTGGLFQYKFVNGNTTTAAESVPAACGVSGGNGVFNRSIDATTSVKAPEYLFGSCSTTGLTTEGTDYATFWWNDAVFYEIFVRSFYDSNGDGKGDFKGLIQKLDYLNDGNPNTTSDLGITGIWLMPMMESPSYHGYDVTNYYATEPDYGTMAEFEEFLAAAHARGIKVIIDFVMNHSSEQHPWFQESASSTTNAYRDWYVWSDTNPGFTGPWGQGVWHQKNGKYYYGIFYSGMPDLNWSNAQLKSSMWDITRFWLNKGVDGYRIDAVKYLDEDGQKVENTPETFNILHEFNQVSKQAKASAFTVGEAWSNTASVVPYVQNDRLDVCFEFDLASAIINSVRGNNPATLKNQLNLVNRLYPRLQYATFLTNHDQVRVMDELAGNVAQMKQAAALYLTMPGVPFLYYGEEVGMLGSGVDEDKRKPMQWTPGAKSGFTTGTPWRSLNSNFAQYNVQTLAADPASLLNHYKKLIQIRNAQPALRKGYHAELSTGNASVLSYGRIYEQEGVVMVSNFGSDAVSGPTITLPVSTLAAGNYNVTDLYSGATMGTVSVNAQGAFANWSSNGATLGADQTWILLLSKGTTTGIGAEKVELVMQLFPNPTGGKVTLTLGKNAGRNGNVQMYDMTGKLLSRTQFTGATYSFDTQSLANGTYFIKVQSGELVTVKRLVVAH; from the coding sequence ATGAAACTGATTTTTGCCTTTCTAATTTTTACTCTCCCCACTATACTAACCCTGCAAGCCCAGCAGGTCCAACTCACTTTTAGAGTGGACATGAGCCAGCAGACTGTTTCTCCTAATGGCGTGCATATTGCAGGCTCTTTTCAGTCTGAGGCAGGATTGGGGGCAGACTGGAATCCAGCAACCACGTTATTGACAGACCCAGAGAATGACAAAGTGTATGAGATTACTGTTTCTGTTCCAGCGGGGGTTTACCAATATAAATTCATCAACGGCAGCACTTGGCAAACGCCACAGCCAGAATTGGTCCCGGTTGTTTGTGGGTTGGATGATGGAACAGGCAATGTAAATAGACAGGTGGTAGTTGGCTCAACCAATGTACGCCTGCCGGTGGTTGGATTCTCCTCATGCAATTCCCAGATAACTTTTACGGTTGATATGAAACAACAGACGGTATCTTCTGCAGGAGTGCATGTGATGGGTAATTTTCAAGCATTAGCGGGATATGGTACTGACTGGAATCCTAGTTCTATTCCCATGCAAGACCCAGATGCAGATGGCGTGTACACAGCCACCGTGTCTTTACCTACCGGAGGCCTGTTTCAATACAAGTTTGTTAATGGGAATACAACTACTGCGGCGGAGAGCGTACCTGCAGCTTGTGGCGTGTCTGGCGGCAATGGCGTATTCAATAGATCCATAGATGCTACCACTTCAGTGAAAGCGCCAGAATATTTGTTCGGTTCATGCTCTACTACCGGGCTAACTACTGAGGGCACAGATTACGCCACCTTCTGGTGGAATGACGCGGTTTTCTATGAAATATTTGTTCGCAGTTTTTATGACAGCAATGGTGACGGCAAGGGCGACTTTAAAGGGCTCATCCAAAAGCTGGATTACCTGAATGATGGCAACCCCAACACCACTTCAGATTTAGGGATTACAGGTATCTGGCTTATGCCCATGATGGAGTCACCTAGCTACCATGGCTATGATGTTACCAATTACTATGCCACCGAGCCTGATTACGGTACCATGGCAGAGTTTGAGGAATTTCTAGCTGCTGCTCACGCCAGAGGAATCAAAGTAATCATTGACTTTGTAATGAACCACTCCTCAGAACAACACCCATGGTTTCAGGAATCGGCCAGCAGTACCACTAATGCTTATAGAGACTGGTATGTATGGTCAGACACCAACCCTGGCTTTACCGGGCCTTGGGGACAGGGAGTTTGGCATCAAAAAAACGGGAAGTACTATTATGGGATTTTCTATAGCGGCATGCCAGACTTGAACTGGAGCAATGCCCAGCTAAAAAGCTCTATGTGGGACATCACGCGCTTCTGGTTAAACAAAGGAGTAGATGGTTACAGAATTGATGCAGTAAAGTATTTAGATGAAGACGGGCAAAAAGTAGAAAACACCCCAGAGACGTTTAACATCTTGCATGAGTTTAACCAAGTATCCAAACAAGCAAAAGCAAGTGCTTTCACGGTAGGGGAGGCCTGGTCTAATACCGCCTCAGTGGTGCCCTATGTTCAAAACGACCGCTTGGATGTATGCTTTGAATTTGATTTAGCGTCGGCTATTATAAACTCTGTGAGAGGCAATAATCCGGCAACACTCAAGAACCAATTGAATTTGGTCAACAGATTGTATCCTCGTTTACAGTACGCTACCTTTTTGACCAACCATGACCAAGTTAGGGTTATGGATGAACTGGCCGGAAATGTGGCCCAAATGAAACAAGCTGCCGCCTTGTACTTAACTATGCCAGGTGTGCCGTTTCTGTATTATGGAGAAGAAGTTGGCATGCTAGGTTCTGGCGTTGATGAAGACAAACGCAAACCCATGCAATGGACGCCAGGAGCCAAGTCTGGTTTTACCACGGGCACTCCTTGGCGATCACTAAATTCAAATTTCGCACAGTACAACGTGCAAACGCTGGCAGCAGATCCAGCTTCCCTGTTAAACCATTACAAAAAGCTCATCCAAATTAGAAATGCCCAGCCAGCCTTAAGAAAAGGGTACCACGCCGAACTTTCCACTGGAAATGCCTCGGTTTTAAGCTATGGAAGAATATATGAGCAAGAGGGCGTAGTAATGGTTTCAAATTTTGGCAGTGATGCTGTTTCGGGTCCAACCATTACTCTACCTGTGTCTACCTTGGCTGCGGGTAATTACAATGTAACAGATCTATACTCTGGCGCCACCATGGGAACTGTGAGTGTAAACGCACAAGGCGCATTTGCAAATTGGTCTAGCAATGGAGCTACTTTGGGCGCAGATCAAACCTGGATCCTATTGCTATCCAAAGGCACAACTACAGGAATTGGTGCCGAAAAGGTGGAGTTGGTGATGCAGTTATTCCCTAATCCGACGGGTGGCAAGGTAACTTTGACTTTAGGCAAAAACGCAGGAAGAAACGGCAACGTGCAGATGTATGATATGACTGGCAAACTACTGTCACGAACACAATTTACTGGAGCTACCTATTCTTTTGACACGCAATCTCTAGCCAACGGCACATATTTTATTAAAGTCCAATCCGGAGAATTGGTGACAGTGAAACGGTTAGTTGTAGCGCATTAA